GTACCGGAAGTCGATGCCGGCGCGTCGGGCCGTCTCCTCGTCGCGCCGGGAGTCGCCGACGAACAGCACCGGATCGTCGCCGGTGAGGCCGAGTCGGTCGACGGTCGCCAGCAGCGGCTCGGGGTTCGGCTTCCGGGTCGCCACCGAGTCCCGGCCGACGACCGCCCGGACCGCGTCGGTCAGATCGTGGGCGGCGAGTGCCTCCCGGCACGCGGCTTCACAGTTCAGCGAGCAGATCCCGACCGGGATCGAGTGGCCGGAGAGGCAGTCGGCGAGTGGGAGTCGCTCGGAGGTGCGTGCGCCCTCGCGTTCGTGGTCGACGAGGACCGCCTCGATCTCGTCGCGCAGGCCGCGCTCGTC
This genomic window from Salinirubrum litoreum contains:
- a CDS encoding HAD family hydrolase is translated as MTADTCDVTGYDAVVYDLDGTVVRLAVDWDATAREAVRVFADHGVEADGDLWAMLDLADERGLRDEIEAVLVDHEREGARTSERLPLADCLSGHSIPVGICSLNCEAACREALAAHDLTDAVRAVVGRDSVATRKPNPEPLLATVDRLGLTGDDPVLFVGDSRRDEETARRAGIDFRYVDGGPSEF